One segment of Nostoc piscinale CENA21 DNA contains the following:
- the ntrB gene encoding nitrate ABC transporter permease, translating into MTLAQKRPATPRLDNSFISKLQKQFPEIIPPAIAIAIFLGLWQLFAWLPGATLPGPIQVVQDTWVLIFWPFYDRGGIDKGLFWQIWASLQRVAISYTLAAVVGIGLGILIGVNKTMSKALDPLFQLLRTVPPLAWVPISLAALRQNEPAALFVIFITAIWPILINTAVGVTQIPQDYNNVAKVLQLSRKEYFFNILIPAALPYIFTGLRIAIGLAWLAIIAAEIVMSGIVGIGFFIWDAYQNNDVSEVILALVYIGVVGLLLDKFMAWLQNLILPAEQK; encoded by the coding sequence ATGACACTTGCACAGAAAAGACCAGCTACCCCAAGGTTAGATAACAGTTTTATCTCGAAGTTACAAAAACAATTTCCTGAGATTATACCGCCAGCAATCGCGATCGCAATATTCCTCGGACTGTGGCAATTATTTGCTTGGCTTCCTGGTGCTACATTGCCAGGGCCAATTCAAGTGGTACAAGATACTTGGGTACTCATTTTCTGGCCTTTCTATGACAGAGGCGGTATTGATAAAGGTCTATTCTGGCAAATTTGGGCTAGTTTGCAGCGGGTGGCTATTAGTTACACATTAGCTGCGGTGGTTGGTATTGGCTTGGGCATTTTGATTGGTGTGAATAAAACCATGTCCAAAGCGTTAGACCCATTGTTTCAACTATTGCGGACTGTACCGCCTTTGGCTTGGGTTCCCATTTCCTTAGCAGCATTGCGCCAAAACGAACCAGCAGCATTATTTGTAATTTTCATCACCGCAATTTGGCCAATCTTAATTAACACTGCGGTGGGTGTAACTCAAATTCCTCAAGACTACAACAACGTTGCTAAAGTTTTGCAACTCAGCCGCAAAGAATACTTCTTCAACATTTTGATTCCCGCTGCTTTACCTTACATCTTCACTGGCTTAAGAATTGCGATTGGTTTGGCTTGGTTAGCGATTATCGCGGCAGAAATCGTTATGTCTGGTATCGTCGGTATCGGTTTCTTTATCTGGGATGCTTACCAAAATAACGATGTGAGTGAAGTAATTTTGGCTCTGGTTTATATCGGTGTCGTTGGTTTATTACTCGACAAGTTCATGGCTTGGTTGCAAAACCTGATTTTACCAGCAGAACAAAAGTAA
- a CDS encoding nitrate ABC transporter ATP-binding protein (This model describes the ATP binding subunits of ATP-binding cassette (ABC) transporters for nitrate transport, or for bicarbonate transport, in bacteria and archaea.) has translation MSVFVAVDQIDKVFNLSGGGQYIALKGIDLQIKKGEFVSLIGHSGCGKSTLLNMIAGLDLPTEGVVTLQGQRVTKPGPDRMVVFQNYSLLPWRTVRENIALAVDSVMKGMPAAERKAIVEKHIDMVGLRPHAEKPPGMLSGGQKQRVAIARALAIRPKLLLLDEPFGALDALTRGNLQEQLMQICEENEVTAVMVTHDVDEAVLLSDRIVMLTNGPESKIGDILEVDIPRPRKRMEVVEHPSYYSLRSEMIYFLNQQKRIKKLRARKTAAISRHGLEKVNLEIGFLPLTACAPLAVAKEKGFFAKHGLDEVNLVRETSWRGIVDGISGGYLDAAQMPSGMPMWLSLGGNKNQPLPVVTALTMTRNGNAITLAKRFYDEGVRTLSDFKNYLLRTREQRHTMGVVHPASMHNMLLRYWLAAGGIDPDTDVDMHIIPPAQMVADLQNKSIDGYCVGEPWNYRAAVENVGFTIATDLEVWLGHPGKVLGVREDWAEMYPNTHIALTKALLEACQYCADPQNTEEVRRIVAGRDYVSTDLEYIQLEDPNNLTCDLDHPLRDYAHHQFYSESAINRPSRTEQIWIMTQLARWGDTPFPRNWVEVVERVCRVRVFSTAARELGLDISYTRQPIQLFDGTPFNADDPIAYLNSLPIKRDFSIAEVILDSPMRRVA, from the coding sequence ATGTCAGTATTCGTTGCTGTTGATCAAATTGATAAGGTATTTAATTTAAGTGGCGGCGGTCAATATATTGCGTTAAAAGGTATTGACTTGCAAATTAAAAAAGGTGAATTTGTTTCTTTGATTGGTCACTCTGGTTGCGGTAAATCCACATTATTAAATATGATTGCGGGTTTGGATTTGCCGACTGAAGGTGTGGTGACGCTGCAAGGACAAAGAGTCACCAAGCCAGGGCCAGACCGGATGGTGGTATTCCAAAATTATTCCCTGTTGCCTTGGCGGACTGTGAGAGAAAATATTGCCTTGGCAGTAGATTCCGTCATGAAGGGAATGCCTGCGGCGGAACGTAAGGCAATTGTCGAGAAACATATAGATATGGTGGGTTTGCGTCCCCACGCCGAGAAACCACCAGGAATGTTATCGGGTGGACAAAAGCAACGGGTAGCGATCGCTCGCGCTTTGGCAATTCGTCCTAAACTATTACTGTTAGATGAACCCTTCGGTGCGTTAGATGCCTTAACACGGGGTAACTTACAAGAACAGTTAATGCAAATCTGCGAAGAAAATGAAGTTACTGCGGTCATGGTGACTCATGATGTAGATGAAGCAGTGCTGTTGTCTGACAGAATTGTGATGTTGACCAATGGCCCTGAATCGAAAATTGGCGACATCCTCGAAGTAGATATCCCCCGTCCCCGCAAACGCATGGAAGTTGTGGAACACCCCAGCTACTACAGCTTGCGGAGTGAGATGATTTACTTCCTCAACCAGCAAAAACGGATTAAGAAACTGCGGGCGCGGAAAACAGCGGCCATTTCTCGCCACGGTTTAGAAAAAGTTAACTTAGAAATTGGCTTTCTCCCCCTCACCGCCTGCGCCCCCCTTGCTGTCGCCAAAGAAAAAGGTTTCTTTGCCAAGCATGGTTTAGATGAAGTTAACTTAGTCCGGGAAACTAGCTGGCGGGGTATCGTGGATGGTATCTCTGGCGGTTACTTGGACGCAGCCCAAATGCCTTCCGGGATGCCGATGTGGTTAAGCTTGGGCGGGAATAAAAACCAACCCCTCCCTGTAGTTACCGCCCTCACCATGACCCGCAACGGTAACGCCATCACCCTAGCCAAACGCTTTTATGATGAAGGTGTCCGCACCTTATCAGACTTCAAAAATTACTTACTCCGCACCCGCGAACAACGCCACACAATGGGCGTAGTCCATCCCGCCTCGATGCACAATATGCTGCTACGTTATTGGTTGGCGGCTGGTGGTATTGACCCAGATACAGATGTGGATATGCACATTATTCCACCCGCCCAGATGGTGGCTGACCTACAAAACAAGAGTATTGACGGTTACTGCGTGGGCGAACCTTGGAATTATCGCGCCGCCGTCGAAAATGTCGGCTTTACCATCGCCACAGACTTAGAAGTTTGGTTAGGACACCCCGGTAAAGTTCTCGGTGTGCGGGAAGATTGGGCAGAAATGTATCCTAACACCCATATTGCCTTAACTAAAGCGTTGTTAGAAGCCTGCCAATACTGTGCAGATCCCCAAAACACCGAAGAAGTCAGAAGAATTGTAGCGGGGAGAGATTACGTCAGCACTGATTTAGAGTACATCCAGTTAGAAGACCCGAATAACCTGACTTGTGACCTAGACCACCCCCTGCGTGACTACGCCCATCACCAGTTTTACTCTGAGTCGGCTATTAACCGCCCCAGTCGTACAGAACAAATTTGGATTATGACTCAGTTGGCGCGTTGGGGTGATACTCCCTTCCCCAGAAATTGGGTAGAAGTTGTAGAACGAGTTTGTCGGGTGCGCGTTTTCAGTACCGCCGCCAGAGAATTAGGTTTAGATATCAGCTACACTCGCCAACCTATTCAATTATTTGATGGTACTCCCTTTAATGCTGATGACCCCATCGCCTACCTCAATAGCTTACCCATTAAACGCGACTTTTCCATCGCTGAAGTCATCCTAGATTCACCCATGAGAAGAGTTGCGTAA
- a CDS encoding nitrate ABC transporter ATP-binding protein (This model describes the ATP binding subunits of ATP-binding cassette (ABC) transporters for nitrate transport, or for bicarbonate transport, in bacteria and archaea.), which yields MQNRNLSTVTGTSRRPLPTLSDNSRCFLEIRDVSKVYPTKKGPFTVLDGVNLQVNQGEFICVIGHSGCGKSTLLNMVSGFNFPTSGQVLLEGQPITKPGPDRMVVFQNYALLPWRTAFENIYLAVNAVYPNKMEAEKRAIVRDHLAMVGLADAMDKKPMQMSGGMRQRVSIARALAIRPKVLILDEPFGALDAITKEELQEELLKIWNDNRCTVLMITHDIDEALFLADKLVMMTNGPHAKIGEVMEIPFSRPRDRARIMEDPQYYKLRNYALDFLFNRFAHDDVG from the coding sequence ATGCAAAACCGCAATTTGTCTACCGTCACCGGCACTTCCAGAAGACCATTACCAACTCTGAGCGACAATAGCAGATGCTTCCTTGAAATCAGAGACGTTAGCAAAGTTTACCCCACCAAGAAAGGCCCTTTCACTGTACTGGATGGTGTTAACCTCCAGGTGAACCAAGGTGAATTTATTTGTGTGATTGGTCACTCTGGTTGTGGCAAATCTACACTGCTGAATATGGTTTCTGGTTTCAATTTCCCCACATCTGGGCAAGTGTTACTCGAAGGTCAACCCATCACCAAGCCAGGCCCAGACCGGATGGTTGTGTTTCAAAACTACGCCCTGTTACCTTGGCGGACTGCATTTGAAAATATTTACTTAGCGGTGAATGCAGTTTACCCCAACAAAATGGAAGCAGAGAAAAGGGCAATTGTCCGCGACCATTTGGCAATGGTGGGACTAGCTGACGCAATGGACAAAAAGCCGATGCAAATGTCTGGCGGGATGAGACAGCGCGTTTCGATCGCGCGGGCTTTGGCAATTCGTCCGAAAGTGCTAATTTTAGATGAACCTTTCGGGGCGTTAGATGCAATTACCAAAGAAGAATTACAAGAAGAACTGCTGAAAATTTGGAACGATAATCGCTGCACAGTGTTGATGATTACCCATGACATCGATGAAGCGTTGTTTTTAGCAGATAAGTTAGTGATGATGACTAATGGCCCTCATGCCAAAATTGGCGAAGTCATGGAAATTCCCTTTTCTCGTCCCCGCGATCGCGCCCGCATCATGGAAGATCCACAATATTACAAGCTGCGTAACTATGCCTTAGACTTCCTGTTCAATCGTTTTGCTCACGATGATGTGGGTTAA